The sequence below is a genomic window from Lodderomyces elongisporus chromosome 2, complete sequence.
attttatttctccaatttttctatttagCTGGCTAGTTCAAGATCACTGCTTATACAGGTATTCAGCAAATTTATATGTTTTTGAGATTAAAGATTCAAATATGCGGAATCTGATTCCACTTCTAATGGTATATGATTAGTCTTGCGGtgattttcaaattatttACTCGTCACGCCTTCAACTGTTTCAAAGTCCGCAAACAGCAAACTCTTTGATCTCTGACTAGATTCAATTTTGTCAattttgtcaattttttcaattttttcaattttgtcgTTTTTGACGGAGCTCCCAATGAAAGATTTGTATTGAGaatcttctttattcttgtCTCCACCATTATCATTAAATGATGTTATATTTCTAATTATCGTACTCTTGTGAGATTCTGAGTGGTCATCTCCGACTTCAAACAGGAAATGTCGCGCCCTCTTTTGCGGGCTAAAAATAGTCTTTTGAAAGGCTGGAGATGTTGGTTCCAAGTCTGGAGTGGAACTTAAATCAAATATAgatctcttttttgtttcagatTTTTTGCGAACAACATTTGTTTGCGTTTGTTTACTACTCGTTGCTTCATTTGGAGCATCAACTAATGCTTCATTGGGAGAGCTACTCAAGAAAAAACTAGATCCGAGTATAAGTGGCTcattctccttctttccaGAAAATATGGGATGCATCATGTCATTGGTTTTAAGTACACCCAGAAGATTATTCGCGGCCCGGTTGGATTTTAAATTCAGATAAAGATCATCAGAATTTCGACATAACccatcttccttttttatgTGTTCTTTGTAAGCAGTTTCAAACATTTCGCAACTATTAGTACTAGGTGCCTGTTTCATGGGAACAATTTCCGTTTTCTTATGTTTGAAGCAATTGGGTGGAATACCTTCTTTACAACATATATGTCGACACCTTAATTTGTTCTTACAACTATGATTACACTCATAGTTCCCATTCGACCTCAATACTCTCAAGGTTGATCCATAGTAGCCGTCTTTCCTTGCATTTGCTTGTTTTTCACTAAAGTCATCTCTATTTCGGCAATCTTTATCCAATTTCAAATCATTCGACGCTACAGATTTATTCAAACCCATTGTATATCCTATTCTGTCTTTACTACCACTTTCGTTTTCATTTACTTCTTCTACCACCAACTGCAGTGGCagcggcagcagcagcggcagaagcagcagcagtggGCTAAACTCAAAATCGTCAATAACTTCAATGAATCCTTTTAAGATGTCCATGGGTGGCTCAATTTTGAGAGATTGACTAACTTGAGCACTGGCAACAGAGTCTATAGAAACCTGACAATTGAATGCATGAGACAACTTTTCAATTCGCAGGCTAAGCTCAAACTTTCGGGGCCCCATTAATTTTTGAACTGGAATCCTTCGGAAATCCAATAGTGTACCTCCAATCTCGCTTATAATCTGTGCATACATCATCTGATTTCGCCAGCTACTTGACATTGAGTGCACTTCAAATGTAATTAAGAACGTGCAATCAATCGCCGTACGTGACGGTGCAAGGCACAGTTTTAATAATTCGACCTGCAAATAAATGGACGGAATCAACATGATCGATTTCTTGATCCTGTTTCCAGCTCCAGTTTTGAGGCTCAAAAAATATTCAATTTGCGAGCTGCTCAAACATTTTGCATCTTTCAAACTTAAAATATTGTGATTGACAAATTTCTTCACCGCAACAGAACCAACACCTTCAAGCTGTCGAAGCTCGTTAGGCGAACCCTCCCAACATTTACCGTGAAGACAACGCAGCAAATAACTCAGACTCCGCAAAGAAACAGCGTCTTTCCTTTCAACAAACACATCCAAAGTCGCAGTCATGATGCGCAAAATAtgtttgaaaacaaagaatttATCGCCCAAAAAACTTGCATGTAGTTTCATCGCACCATTGTAGTTGGGGAAATCTAAACCCCCTAGTTCAAACTGAATAAGAAGCTTAACCTTGTCATGGTGGGTCatatttgttgaatttgattGATAACGAAGTATAGGTGAATTGTTGATTTCCCTGTacaatcttttttcttgatgCTTCAATTTGATATCTGCAAACTCTTTCGATTGAGATACTAAGTCTAATAGTTCTGAAATAGATAACTGACTGCGAGCCTTTATTAACAGTTTCATGGTTTCAAAACTGATGTAGTGCATGGTCATTGAAAATCCATAAGGTGTGCATTTGTATTCATCTGTGATTAATTTTTCACAAACCAAAGATTGGGCGTTTGTTCTGCAGAATGCTAGCAAATTCTCCTCTGCACTCATACTTGGTTGAGGAATGGTGTGATAGTAGTTTGGGTTTGCTAAGAATCTGACATAGAAATAAGTAGTCTTTATCCAGTTTAAAGCGTCTTTTAAACTGCGTACATTTCCAATTGCAATCTCTGACACTAAATTTTCAGGAAATGATAGGTGCAAACTGCTCTCAACTTTTTCCGTTCCATTGATCACCTTCTCATATTTTTGCTTCAACTTGGCATTTGTCATAACGACAGCAACACCTTTGTTCTCAAATTGAGGTCTACCTGCTCTACCAATCATTTGTAAAATATCTGTTTCTTGATACTCTTTAAATCTATTTTCCGACCAACATCTAGTGCCCTTGATTATAACCAAGTATGCAGGAAAATTGATTCCTACTGCAAGAGTAGATGTACAGCACAAGATTTTGATTCTGCCATTGAGAAACGACGTTTCAACTTGGTTGCGATCAGCTAGTGCAAGTCCTGCATGATGATAGCCTATCCCAAATTTATTAACACAGGCCTGAAGATCACGGTCTTTGAGTTTTAGTTCGTTACTATATGAAAGTTTGATATTAAGattttctttcaagtaCTTGGCAGTTTGTTGACAACTGTTTCTTGTAGGGCAGAATATGAGCACTGGCTTATTCCTTGAATATTTATTGATTATTTCATTGAGCTTGGAGTTAAGGAGAACATCAAACGAAAAATCATTTTCGCTTTGAGGTTTGAATCCACACACAAACTGCTCCAATTTGACTGCACGATATTCTTCTCCAAAATTAAACGTCACAGCCGTGTTAGCTAGTCGAGTCAATTGATCGAACTCACCACACGCGGTTGAATCATCATTTCCGCCTAGTCCAATCCATTTGGAAATATCGTAGGCATTTGCAACAGTCGCTGAGATTGCCAAGATTCTCATGCCCTCACAAATTCGTTTCATGCGCGTGATTACCACTTCTAATGTAGAACcccttgtttcttttagGATGTGTACTTCATCTACCAAAAGCAACTTCACTAACCCAAATAGCTTCTTATAATCTCTCCATTTCCTCGTAATTATATCCCATTTTTCCGGAGTTGATATAATAATTTTGGATTTGCGAACGTGATCAGTTTCTTTATAAGACGTGTCCCCAGTCAACATCCCTACAGTTAATCCTAAAGGAGCAAACTTTTTGGACCAGTCAGCTTGTCGTTCGCTACAAAGTGCCTTAGTAGGAGCGAGGTATAAAGCTTTGGcatcatcaccattagTACACCCTTGATCGTGTAAACTAATCATTTCTCGTAATATGGCAAGCTCAAAAATTACAGTTTTACCTGAACCAGTAGGGGAGCTCAAAACGCAATTGAAAGAAGTACCATAAACGCATTGAAAACATTTTGATTGCATGGCGTTAAATTTCACAAATGGGAAAACCTGGCGCTCACGAGAAGGTAAAATACTAGTGTCTAATCTATTTGGCACACAAGAAGGGCTTGAATCTTTGGTAAACAGATAATTAAAATCATTAGCCGCTTCGCGAGTGGATGTAAAggtaaatttgtttttaggACTTTGGGTATGTGGATGTAAATAGATTGGAGTATTTGAATGTGCTTTTGCATGAGCGTTGTCAAGAGTCAATTCCCTCGATGGTGAACTCAGGATGGTATAAATGACATCCTCGAGACGCTTATTATAGTCCAGTTTATCAGAGTCTACTCTTTTGACAAGTGCTTGGTCTCCCAGTTTATCTATTTCTTCGCTATACGGTTTGACCTTGCTCTTATTAAAAACTTGTCTAGTGTTTGAAAATTGTTTCGGTTTTCGCCAAAGAGGTTTTTGCTTGTCGATTGAATCTTCGTTGTATCGGAATGAACTCAAATTTGTCTTGTCCAAAAGAGGCTGCCTCACTTTTGATACCGGGGTCACCAGAGCCGTCGAGGCTATTGGAGCCGCAATTGAACGTGCAGACGGAGCTGGTAAATGGTTAATTCCCTCGCAATATTGCAATTGCTGGTCCTGCAATGTATTGCCAGTGTTGAGAAAGAAGGTACCATTAGACGTTGagattttcctttttgattTAGTCTGATTGGATTTACTACTATTCCCTATATTCTCATAATCGGGGTAATCTTTAACTAATGATTAGTATACGACGTTATATATTTTAGTCATGGCTGCGGTCTTATATACCTTCGTTAATACTATCTTCGGAGTCGAGAAATGCTGTTAAACTATTCAAAAATGACATTGatcttgttgtttgtcTGATAAGaagtagtaatagtagtagtggtggtggtggtggtggatgAGGGGAACAGGGAAAAACACTGAAGTCGGGatggaaacaaaatatattGTAGGATAGGAAATTTGCAACACAATTTGAATCTTGCTATCTCCGTGTTTATCATACTCCGTTTTattatgttttttcttcatccttaattttttttttttttttttcctttatatatattttttttcgtttcctttctctttttagcGCGCGAAGCAAAGCatttttgatgatgaaaggaaaataataaaCTCCACAATTCAGTAAAGAGATGGGCCACAACGAACTGGAGAAGACGTGACGTGGGTGATAAACACTTGTTAAAGGAACACAAACAAGTACAATGATAGAAGAGATAGATAGAAAAGCTAGATTAGCAGCACTACGCAAGAGTCGATCTGGTAGAAAAAGTTCAAGTGTTGAAAAAACACAAGCTTCTGTGGCAAAGCCTCTTGCTGGCGAGAGTAGTAGTAATGTTAGAGatggtaatagtagttTTCAGTCGAGTGAAACAACTCATGCAAACACTATTGTCAATGAAACGAAGAATACAGGCTCAAGCTTAGATACAGAATATTTAAAGAATAATTCTTTGCAACAAGAGGATGCAGAATTGGAAACTAAAGACTCCACCTTGATGGCTAATATTGAAACAGCCCCAAAAGAACTGGGAAATTCAACTCCTACACCTTCATCAGAGCAGCATATGATAAACAGCACACAATCTTGCACAgctgaaatgaaaaatgatttAAAAAGCTATTTACATAAAGCAGAGATACGCACAAATCGGGCACTAAATAGAATAATTCAAGAAAGCATCTTGTGAATAAATTAATCAATATCGTATATCTTTTTAAACTCtcagatttttttttttttgtccttcGTTTCCctcaccatcatcaacaccatTATAATCATCAATCTTAGtatctttttacttttttacaTTATAAATTACCTAATTAGGAAGTCTACGATAGTCCAATCAAATGTTTTTTGGTGCAAGCGCTGCTTTTGTCTCTCTTCTCGCTTTTGCTAACTTAACTCTCAAGCTAAGTAAACCGATTTCTCAGTAAACCGAGAAACGTTAAGTAGGGAATCTCTTTACACTATAAGTTTTGAGGTAGTGCACATATTAacattttaattttaatcgCACCAATCTAGTACCCAAAACGAACGTCAAAAGTTCTGGCTCTGAAAAAGTTttagaaagagagagagagagaaagactTTGATATAAAAGAAGGTTTACTAGAGCTAACGTTTGTTCGATAGTCGTCAATAATCTATTCAGAGAATTCAGAGAAATGTCAATGATCAACAGAATTGCTTTGAGAGCAGCTCGCCCTTCAGTGGGTATGGCCATTCGCCCAGCACCGTATGTTTTGTCCAATCAAATATTATTTCGGATCCGATTCTAATTCCAACAATCTGATGTAGATGAGGGAGGTGAAAGGAAGACAAGAAACTGGGAAAAGGTGACCGATTGCATCTGGTTGgctcatcttcatcttcttcatcatcgtcatcatcatcatcatcatcatcatcattctcCAAAAGATAGTTTTACTAACAATTGAATCTTTAGAATCGGATTGAGATTCCTCTCTACCCCAGTggaaccaaaacaaaaggctCAATCAATTGTTGATGCTTTACCAGGTAACAACTTCATTACAAAAACCGGTGTCTTGGCCActtcagcagcagcagccgTCTACGGGTTGTCCAACGGATTGATCATCATTCACGATGAAACTATTTTGGTCGCCACATTCTCCATTTTCACAGCATTGTGTGTTAAATTCATTGCTCCTTTGTACACCGAGTGGGCAGATGGTGAGATTAAAAAGGTCAACGATCTTTTGAACGGTGCAAGAAACAAGCACATCGAAGCTGTTGAAGGAAGAATCAACTCAGTAGGGGAAATGAAAGACGTTGTTGAGCAAACAAAGGGATTGTTTGCATTGTCCAAGGAGACTGCTAAGCTCGAAGCAGATGCTTTTGtcttgaaacaaaaattggaaGTTGCCTCTGAAGCCAAGAATGTTTTGGACTCATGGGTCAGATTCGAGAACCAACAAAGACAACTCGAGCAAGAACAATTGGCCAAGTCCGTTATCGAGAAAGTTAACAAGGAAATTGAAGACCCTAAATTCCAAGACAAGTACTTGCAAGAAGCTTTGAAAGAAATCGAAAAAGTTTTTGCcaaaaacaagtaaatGTATTTGGGAAAATGATAcaagtttgaattttttttgtctcgGAAAAGCGACAAAAATGAGACAGACTGTAAGCGATGTGTGTTAGGagataaaatataaagaatACATGTTAAGTGACATTTAGATTATGATTTGTAGAGTTTTGTAGAGAGTTAGAAAGTGAGCAGGAGTcacagaaagaaagaaagaaaggaagaaaggaagaaaggaaggaaggaaggaaggaaggaagcaaggaaggaagaaagaaaggaagaagtgGAAGGAGGTGTGTTTCCACAAATTCTATTGAACTCTGATCCTTTAAAAGAGTtgtgttcttcttttcaattttcaatttttcattttttcattttttcatttctccTGATCATTACTTTGGCGATCTTCAATATATTACAACCTATATTTTGACTGGGGTTAAGGATTTACAGATTCAACTACTTGCAAAGGTGGCTTCCAAATATGTAGAGAGTTATCATCAGCCACACTAGCAATCATCCAATCATCTGCAAATGAccaatcaaaatcattcaCACCAAGCATGTGACCCAAATGCTGAAATATTGTTGCTGACCTTTTGTGGTTGGTATCAACATTCAGTTCAACACTTGTATCTAAaccttttccattttctaAAATTGACAAATCGTGGATCTTCACCAGGCTAtcagtagaagaagaagcaagcACTTGGGCAAATTTCGGGTGCCATTTCAACTGTGTTATTGCACCTTGATGCACATCTTTTAACTCATACAATGGTTCGTTCAAATTTTGAAGATTTCTTATATGAATCACCCCCTTTGAATCACCAACAGCTATTATCGATGGAAAATTTGGAttaatagaaatagaattAAGACTAGTACCAAACGAGGCCTgtatttttggtttctgcAGCAGTTCTCTTGTATCGTAAATACTCAAATTTCCCGCTTCATCGGTAACTCCAAATAATGAATCATGCGTGGGGACCCACTCAATATCATTGACACCACTACCGTGCTGCCAATATCGTTCCTGTTTAAGAGAGTTGCTCAGCTTATTATATTTGGTGACATCATGCAAGTTAATGATTCCATTCATATTTGCCGACACAAGTAAACCTTCCATGTTCTTGTTCCAGTCCATTGCGTAAATCTCTACTTTTTGCTCAGTCGGTACTTGATCATTAACCAATCGTATTTGCACCTTATTTACCTGGgtatcatcaacaatcagtttttgaaaactttTGTGTCGCGTACGTTCAAATATGATCAAGTCACCATAATTGTTGGCACTCGCAATGACGTTTGGTTTTTGTGGCATGTACTTGAGTTTGTTGACGTCTCCGTACTGgttaattttttgcaaGACTTTGGGTTTCATATTTGATGAAGAGGACTGACTTAAGTTGAGCTCAAACTCCTCCTTCTCTTGATTGTAATCAAGTTTGTTAATGACAATTTTCTTATTGAGGTTGGTGTATGTAGGAACTTGAAGGATTGAAATGGAATCTACTGGAGATTGGCCCATAGTGAATGTTCCATGTAATAGACGTTGTAAGATCACATCAGACTCTGAAGtttcatcatttttttcgtcATTTGGGTTCTCATTTTGTTCATAATTAATTACCGACGATTTATGAGTGATATCAGGGAAGAATTGAATCGTGAGGGATGGCCAAAGAAGGGAATTTGTTGACAAGTAATCATAAAGAAATGGCGCATTCTTCTTCCATATTCGATATTTCTTCTCTGTCAGTTCGTCAATAAGCGACTCTTCGACAGGTGCACCTGTACCTAATTCAGTTTCACCAACGGGAGCAGAGTCAGAAGCAATTTCAGCAGTTAACAAGTTTTCCGCTTTCGAATCCGTCACTGGTGGTTTAATTTCACTTTTGGTTTCAATTTCGTCCATGCTTAAATTGCTAGAAGGATGCTTCTTAAAGTGTGTATCTGtactttcttgtttttgaattCAGATCGAGTAGGAAAAGacgaaaagaagaagaaaaaaaaatgaaaacgcGGAATTGAGACGCGATCATGGAAAGCCTCGTGTTTTCTGCCGTAGCCAAATTTCTTTCATATattttacatatatatatatatatgtgtgtgtgtgtgtgtagatgtatattattttttttcggtTCAAGAAATTCAAGCACTTAGGTACGTCGTGGTGATGACTGCTCTGTACATCTCATCATTTCATAATTATTCACTTTAAATATTAGTTTCCTTACCAATtcatatatctatatatatatatatacattttacTCTCAAACATTTGTGACAAACAGAATGGCCGACCAAATTCAACTCAACTCATCTAAACTAGGTACCCAAGAATAGTATGTATGATatttacacacacacatatatttATACGCATATCGatatgtacatatatatttatatatataaatttatatatatatatatatatatatgcacctatttatttttaatttttgcatttaatttcatttcattttttaatattaaaCTTTTAATAATTATAGAATggtctttgttttctaatTAACCTAGTTATATGTACTAACGTCCCACATTTCCAGTTGGAATGAgttttacaaaaaagaacaacagaATTTCAAAGATAACGAAGAAGACACTGGTGAGTGTTGGTTTGACGATTCGGATGCAGAGGCAAAGATGATTGAATTCATTATCAAACATATCAACGAAGAGAGCCTACCTGATGCTTCTTTGAGTCCCAAATCAGAACTTTCGTTTCTCGATATTGGCACCGGTAATGGACATTTACTTTTCCAACTACACGAAGACCTTCAGGAAGAGCTTGAACAGCCAGAGAAACAGCTGTTTAAATTTCACGGGATTGATTATTCACCCGATTCAATTACCTTTGCCAAAGATATAGCAGCAACAAAGTATAAGGAGAATCGAAATTTCGCTTTTGATCAAGTTGATTTGCTTTCTCCAACGGAACTGTTTCTAGAATCGCAAAAATTTGACATTCTTTTGGATAAGGGAACACTAGACGCCATTGCATTAAATCAGGATCCACTTGTCGagttcaacaacaaaagaggAATGTGCGTATATGCTCAGCAAGTTGtgaaaatgatgaaaacCGATTCTGTGCTTCTTATTACTTCATGCAATTTTACGGAACAAGAATTGGTCACTTTAGTTACGCAGGATACAGACTTAAAAGTTTGGGACAAGATCAAGTATCCAAATTTCTCATTTGGAGGGGTTGATGGATCCACAGTGGTCAGTATAGCatttacaaaaacaaaaacaaaaacagaaacagattAGTAAGTACATAGGTGAAATCAAAGAATACAACACacgaaaaaagagaaaattagatatatatacatatatatatatatatatatatatatttccgTATAACCGTATATCtatttgtatatttgtatacTTTTACTTCACACGTCTATCCTGTAGCATTAAAACTAAACTTTATTCGTTATGAAAATATACTATTTCCCAGACAAACTTACATCTCAGTTTTCAATTCATCAATTTTGCTCACCAATTCGTCTCTCAATTTCTCATTGGCAAACTTGACGAGGTACTGTATTGGTTTCCCTTCAGAGTTTAATGAGTTTAATCGCAAATATTTTCCTGGGGCTAGACTTGCTTCAAGACCGCGCATAACTTCAGTATTCTTAACTATCCGATAGTTCAAAATAACACGTAATAAGCCTTGTGATCTCATCACTATTCGTACTTGTTTTGCATCTCTCTTTGATTGGTTCAAATGCAAAGGTCCAACACCTCTTTCTCTCCATCCCTCGCTGATCTTAGATAACTCAAGTTCAAAAAGTTTAGCGTTTGATGTGAATAGGGacttttcatcttcttcaccaGTGGTTTGCTCAACGGGATTGAGGTCgacttgttgaaattgCTTTGTAGTGGTTGAAGTTTGAGATTCAGGTTTGTTATCGACAGAACCACTTCCACTCAGCGATGGGGCGTTTTCAGACTTGGTATCGTTTTTGGATTCCAATGTTGCTTCAGTGGAGTCGGCATCAAGAAAGGATTTCAGTTTTAACGATTCTTGAAATGCATTACCAAATCGTGATTTATTACCGAAAGTTGATCCTGATCCAAACCCAAACGCTGGTTTGGATGCTGGTGATTTCGGGTTTGTGGTTTTACTTGTCAACGTTGAACCCGTTGTTGATGAGGTCGTAGAGTCCGAGTTGTTTGGCGAAAACTTAGCCATGTTTCCGAACGAGGTAGTTGCTCCAAAAACAGGTCTCGAACTCACAGGCACGCTCCGCGattctttgtatttgttattCTCTTTagactctctctctttctcattctcattctctttctcactctctttttctttttctctttctttttcattaatATTTCTAGTCTTTGTCTCTTCGTTGGCAGTGGTTGTcgcagcagcagttgttgcgTTTGGTTTGAATTGGAAAGTTGATCCGCCAAATGTAGTTTTTGCCCGGGGTGGTAGTTCAGGCGCGTTATTGCCTAGACTTTTATCAGTCACCTTtggttcttgttttgtttcagCGTCTTGTAGTTGCACATTATCTTTACCTAGGTGGCCATCTTCTTTCTcatcttcctttttcttcttctcatcatcatcatcatcatcatcatctctGTTAAATTCTAAAATATCCTCAAGAACTTTAACTCGCTCCTCCAATTGCACAATGCGGCTTTCAAAAAGTTTCCtcatttcttcaacaacgGTTGTTTTCAAGTCTTCATGCCCAATCAGTTTGGTCCTCTTCAATTTGTTGTCAAATGACAAGGAGTCTTGCTCATCTTCTAACTCAATTTTGCGTTTATTTGGACTTTCATCAGGCATGGTGAACGATGTAATTGTTAGCGAAAGAAAATGAGGGTTTATGAAGATATCTTTTGGGTATGAATTGGgatcttttgattttacTAATCACTAATCTTATTTGCCGATATGTATCTTTTTGTATTATCAACGAAGATCTGGAACTTTATAGTTTTCCACAACCAGACAAAATTCCTATGAAATTCAAATAGAAGTCtcgttttgttttgccGTACATTCTcatattccttttttactctctctttctctctttctttttttctgtttttttttttttttgctgtttTGCTGCCAAACTGACATACAGGAACACACAATACTTTGGGAAAAAAGTCCTggcttatttttttttttatttttttttttacaattcAGCTATAAAGCTATATACTTTCTTTCGTTAGAAACAGAGTCTGGTGTGTTTACACAGATTTATAAACGTGTTTATAGCTAAATAGGAAATAAACTTGTTAGTTCCGTCTGATGCTTCTTATGGATCGAGATGCAGATTGCTGACTAGAAGAATTATTGCTACCACCACCGATCGAAGTATATTTTGCATACTTATCTGCTGTAGATGGTTGGTTATTGGCACCAGCAGTTGAAGAATATTTTGCATATTTGTCTCGAATAGAGGCACTAACACTAGCCCCAGGACTAGCATTTGTAGCAGCAACAGATCTAGAAACAGTGGTGGATGTTGTTGgtaaagaggaagaagcaCCCCCATCAACAAAGACGCTGGTTGTTGGAGGAATATGCGCACGAGGATGAGGCACACTGGCTGAAGAAGGCTGGTACGACGAATATATTGAAGTAGATTGCTGGTGTTCTCCAGGGTTTAAATAACCCGAAGCATGGCTCGAGCTGGACCATTGAGCGTTCGAATTATGAGATGTATATGAGCTAAAACCATCTTGATAGCCATAACCACTTTCATATAAATTGTTACCTCCACTGCCTCGACTCAGTTCAATCAGGGTTTTGTATAGTTGTTGCTGATTGTGAGGATTGTTGGCAATATTAACTCGTCTGCCTGTAGCCGCCGCAGAAGCAACTCTCCCTTCTTTGACATGATTCCTTCCACCTTCACCACCACCTAATCTTCTTGGCTTCCAATTCCGCAAAATCCTGCTCCTTTCAATATCAACCAATGCTGTTCTATTGCCTAATTTCACACCTAGCCtgcttgttttgttgaCACAAGTGTTGGCATCTGCCTCATTCTCAAACACTATAAAGC
It includes:
- the HFM1 gene encoding ATP-dependent DNA helicase MER3 is translated as MSFLNSLTAFLDSEDSINEVKDYPDYENIGNSSKSNQTKSKRKISTSNGTFFLNTGNTLQDQQLQYCEGINHLPAPSARSIAAPIASTASVTPVSKVRQPLLDKTNLSSFRYNEDSIDKQKPLWRKPKQFSNTRQVFNKSKVKPYSEEIDKSGDQALVKRVDSDKSDYNKRLEDVIYTISSSPSRELTLDNAHAKAHSNTPIYLHPHTQSPKNKFTFTSTREAANDFNYSFTKDSSPSCVPNRLDTSILPSRERQVFPFVKFNAMQSKCFQCVYGTSFNCVLSSPTGSGKTVIFELAILREMISLHDQGCTNGDDAKALYLAPTKALCSERQADWSKKFAPLGLTVGMLTGDTSYKETDHVRKSKIIISTPEKWDIITRKWRDYKKLFGLVKLLLVDEVHILKETRGSTLEVVITRMKRICEGMRILAISATVANAYDISKWIGLGGNDDSTACGEFDQLTRLANTAVTFNFGEEYRAVKLEQFVCGFKPQSENDFSFDVLLNSKLNEIINKYSRNKPVLIFCPTRNSCQQTAKYLKENLNIKLSYSNELKLKDRDLQACVNKFGIGYHHAGLALADRNQVETSFLNGRIKILCCTSTLAVGINFPAYLVIIKGTRCWSENRFKEYQETDILQMIGRAGRPQFENKGVAVVMTNAKLKQKYEKVINGTEKVESSLHLSFPENLVSEIAIGNVRSLKDALNWIKTTYFYVRFLANPNYYHTIPQPSMSAEENLLAFCRTNAQSLVCEKLITDEYKCTPYGFSMTMHYISFETMKSLIKARSQLSISELLDLVSQSKEFADIKLKHQEKRLYREINNSPILRYQSNSTNMTHHDKVKLLIQFELGGLDFPNYNGAMKLHASFLGDKFFVFKHILRIMTATLDVFVERKDAVSLRSSSYLSRCLHGKCWEGSPNELRQLEGVGSVAVKKFVNHNILSLKDAKCLSSSQIEYFLSLKTGAGNRIKKSIMLIPSIYLQVELLKSCLAPSRTAIDCTFLITFEVHSMSSSWRNQMMYAQIISEIGGTLLDFRRIPVQKLMGPRKFELSSRIEKLSHAFNCQVSIDSVASAQVSQSLKIEPPMDILKGFIEVIDDFEFSPSSSLSPSSSPSPSQLVVEEVNENESGSKDRIGYTMGLNKSVASNDLKLDKDCRNRDDFSEKQANARKDGYYGSTLRVLRSNGNYECNHSCKNKLRCRHICCKEGIPPNCFKHKKTEIVPMKQAPSTNSCEMFETAYKEHIKKEDGLCRNSDDLYSNLKSNRAANNLSGVLKTNDMMHPIFSGKKENEPLILGSSFFLSSSPNEALVDAPNEATSSKQTQTNVVRKKSETKKRSIFDLSSTPDLEPTSPAFQKTIFSPQKRARHFSFEVGDDHSESHKSTIIRNITSFNDNGGDKNKEDSQYKSFIGSSVKNDKIEKIEKIDKIDKIESSQRSKSLSFADFETVEGVTSK
- the ATP4 gene encoding atp4 subunit B of the stator stalk of mitochondrial F1F0 ATP synthase (BUSCO:EOG09264PE5) — protein: MSMINRIALRAARPSVGMAIRPAPIGLRFLSTPVEPKQKAQSIVDALPGNNFITKTGVLATSAAAAVYGLSNGLIIIHDETILVATFSIFTALCVKFIAPLYTEWADGEIKKVNDLLNGARNKHIEAVEGRINSVGEMKDVVEQTKGLFALSKETAKLEADAFVLKQKLEVASEAKNVLDSWVRFENQQRQLEQEQLAKSVIEKVNKEIEDPKFQDKYLQEALKEIEKVFAKNK
- the MSI1 gene encoding Chromatin assembly complex, subunit 3, coding for MDEIETKSEIKPPVTDSKAENLLTAEIASDSAPVGETELGTGAPVEESLIDESTEKKYRIWKKNAPFLYDYLSTNSLLWPSLTIQFFPDITHKSSVINYEQNENPNDEKNDETSESDVILQRLLHGTFTMGQSPVDSISILQVPTYTNLNKKIVINKLDYNQEKEEFELNLSQSSSSNMKPKVLQKINQYGDVNKLKYMPQKPNVIASANNYGDLIIFERTRHKSFQKSIVDDTQVNKVQIRLVNDQVPTEQKVEIYAMDWNKNMEGLLVSANMNGIINLHDVTKYNKSSNSLKQERYWQHGSGVNDIEWVPTHDSLFGVTDEAGNLSIYDTRESSQKPKIQASFGTSLNSISINPNFPSIIAVGDSKGVIHIRNLQNLNEPLYELKDVHQGAITQLKWHPKFAQVLASSSTDSSVKIHDLSILENGKGLDTSVESNVDTNHKRSATIFQHLGHMLGVNDFDWSFADDWMIASVADDNSLHIWKPPLQVVESVNP
- the EFM4 gene encoding Protein-lysine N-methyltransferase efm4, whose amino-acid sequence is MADQIQLNSSKLGTQEYWNEFYKKEQQNFKDNEEDTGECWFDDSDAEAKMIEFIIKHINEESLPDASLSPKSELSFLDIGTGNGHLLFQLHEDLQEELEQPEKQSFKFHGIDYSPDSITFAKDIAATKYKENRNFAFDQVDLLSPTESFLESQKFDILLDKGTLDAIALNQDPLVEFNNKRGMCVYAQQVVKMMKTDSVLLITSCNFTEQELVTLVTQDTDLKVWDKIKYPNFSFGGVDGSTVVSIAFTKTKTKTETD